The sequence GCAGTAGGAACTTACTAAGTTCCTACTTAATAAGCAAAAGCAGTGCATTTGAGCCAAAGAGTGACAAAATCAGAGCCTTGTTTTTTAGGAAGATGAATCTGGCTGTTGTGTTACCTGAACTAGAGAGCAGCTAGGATGGAGGGAGAAGTCAGAGGACCATAAAAGTAGTCCAGGAGAAAAGTAATTGTGGGCAAGAGCAGTGGTAATAGAATCCGTGAGGATTAGAGTGTTGAGGAGAATAGGATTTAGCAATGAAGTGCATGTGAGGAAGAGGAATCAAAGAtgactacattttaaatttgagagagagggagaatggtagtgccattaaaaaaacagaaatgggttATGGAGGAATATGACAGGTTGAATTTTAAACATAGTGATTGGTTATGCATCTTCAAAATTGCTATTACAGCTGAGTAAGTTTTGATTGACTGCTGTTCTAGGCCactctgaaattgtttttttctgaataacaTATCAGATTTCTGGACAAATATTTTCGCTATAACTGCCTTTTACACATCTGTTTAGTGCCTGTTGTAGCATCATGTTTGGTCCTGAGGAGacaagaatgaagaaaacatacTTTTGTCCATTCATGAGACAATGTGAGAGGTCTAGCAACACACGCTTATTCTAGTCCCTGACCCACTCTTTCCCGTTTCCTTATTAAACACACAGTCCTGAGACTGGTATTACCTTGCCATAAATGTTGTCATCCTGGTATGGTAAAGTACTGTGGAATTGCCAATGAAGGGCAGTTAATTCTGCCTAGAGGCTAAGGTGCCCTTTAGGTTGGACTTCGAAATCTTTCTGCTGAGGTAAGCCAAGAGTCTGTTCCAGGTGGAGAGCACAGCACATGCAAAGGGAGTGGGAGCAACAAAATGCATGGTTTATAGTGAAGATAGCTGTATAGATGCATTGTTTATACGAACAGCTACAGATTTGGAAGCCCTTAAATATTAGACTTAGGGTTCCAGTTGGCCTCATGCCACGACTGTTGCTCTACCCTGATCCTTCCCTGGTTTCCAAAAATTACATTTGTTATTCTGGTAGTAGCTATATTAGTGAGTGAAGTGGAAGCCAGTGTCCATTCATACCAGAATTTGTCAATTAATCTGCATGTGTTTATAATACACCTACTGATGCATGTGTTAAACTTAACATTGTTAGAATTACCTAGGTATTATGATTTCTTCTCTAACCAACCAACCGTGATGTTCTAATGGACAGGAAGTTTAAAAATTGATCAAAAGTTCTTTTCCACCTTCATTAATACAGCTATCAGACCTTTTCCCATggggcagggagtgaggaagTGGAGTGGGATGGGGGGGGTGCGGATAACTAAACTTTTAAGAGCTTCTCTTGTTTACAGAATGAAATTCAATAGTCAAGACTCTTCACAATCTCAGTCCAACTTTTCTAATTATCACCTGTTAGAAGAggtaaagagaaattaagtaataatATGTTGTAATATTCAGTTAACATAGATATATCCCTTTCATTCAAAAAGGAAACCCGAAAGACCTAAAAGACACAAACTGGGAAACACATCTCACATGGACCTTATGCAGAAATTGCCTGTGGTCTAATTAACAAGTCTTGGTGTATTCTTGAGTTGCATAGGTCATGGAAAGCTATTTTCATCAAATGTGCTTGTGAAGGTAGAGTGTCCTTCATGAACATAATGCTACAAGGGAAATTCAAATTCTCTGATGTATTTGATAACCTTTGGccagttttaaaattaatacctGTCTTTACTGAGTTTTCTCAGTAAATAGTAAACCTGCTATTTCTTAAAGAATAAGGTGAAACAAATTACTCTGAAGGTTAGTACAAGCTAGGGCTCTAGAGGAAATTTGGCTAATTAATACAGGTTAACttaagaaagaggaaacacattACCTCACAatgatatacttttaaatttgtgTAGAACATATGCTTATAAGAATTCAGATTACTGTAGGTTCAACAAATAGAGAAAAGCATGCAGTTTGGGAATTAATGGAATGTCTTCTAATTCTTTAACCCTTTCATCATATAACCTTAATAattaagtcattttatttctctggaaattCTACTTTGTTGTAACTACTATAAAATTAACATTATCTACTAGATAGAGCTATTCTCATAATTGTAGTCCTTAGttaatttcatgttttcaaaaacTAGAATCAGCATTTCCAGCCTTTCTCTCTTTATGGGTAACTGACCTTTCCTGTagttctttcccctcccctactctccctTCCACTCTTTGTAGTTAAACACATTGAATTTACTACTCTTCCTTACAGTAAGGAGCACATACACCATGGAAGAACCATGGGGATgtctcctgttttttgtttttttaatgtttatttttcagggagagagtgagcatgtgcacacaagagagagggagggagacaaagaatctgaagcaggctccaggctccacactgtcagcgcagagcccgacgcacagagcttgaacccacaaactgtgggatcatgacctgagctgaagtcagatacttaaccgactgagtcactcaggcgcccctcctctttgtttgtttctttttttttttaacatttatttatatttgagacagagaaagagcatgagctggggaggggtagagagagggggagatacagaatctgaactgtcagcacagagcccgatgtggggctcgaacctgcgaactgtgagataatgacctgagcggaagtgagacgcttaaccgaccgagccacccaggcacccctcgtatTTCTTTATCAAGCACAGTAAGCACTTTTTAATCTCTGTTGCCCTCAACACCAAGAGGTCTTTCACAGCTGTGTAGCCTCAAGCAGACATTCCCAGGCTTTCTTCCCTTTTAGACCCCAATTCTCTGGAGTCTGTCTTCTCAGAAAAGAGCTGATCATAACCAGGACTCCTATGGAAAATAAGAGCCACTAAACTCCTTTTAAATCTTATGATGAAAAAATACTGATAAAGATTCAActgatgtaggggcacctgggtggctcagtcggttgagcattggactgtttggctcacatcatgatctcgtggttcttgagatTGAGACTCGAGAGTCAggctgacagtaaggagcctgcttgggattctctctctcctttctctgcccctcccctgctggcacatgTGCTCACTcacagtaaataaactttaattataaaaaaaaatattatactgATTTAGCTTTAAGCTCACTTTCAACAATAAATTCTTCTCCTTTCACAAGGGTTaagtcatttttctcatctgtccaTGTATTTTAGAGAATCAAATACATCTCAGCACATCAGAGCATTCAAACTTGGCTtatttggtatatattttaataacaaaaatgctaaatcagaggaaagggagagagtatGCAAAACTAGCTGAGTGTTAAGCTCCAACTTCCAGTTTGTAGGAAATACTGTGACTTGAGGAATTAAATGACACTGTAGTAGCCTGATCTTCTCAAATGCAAATTCATTGCAATGTCatgaaaaaaagagggggcagCAGTTGGCAGGGCTATTCTAAACTTACACAATGTAACCAGCAGATTCCATGTGGGATCCTTAGTTGGATCCTGGTCTGAAGAAGCCAGTTAAGGCATTTGGGGGAGAATTGGGAGGATCTGAATTGGGTATTTGAAGATTTTAGGGAACTACTGAGAATTTTGTTACATGTGATAATAAATGATTAAGTAGAATATATTAtagaatacatattaaaaatagaatataatatccttatttttaacAATGCAAGTGGAAATATTTAACAATGTAACAATACTTGTAACTTCTAACACCAAGAATCTATGAAAATGTATCAATTGTTGAAACTAGGTAATGCATATGGGTATATTTAGGTCAGTTACCAAATTGTTGCCTCTCAGCAACAAATTTACCCTTCATCACCCCACTTCAGAGTACTGCAGCTGGACCTGTTTGGTACCAAGTTTTGTCAGTAgggggtggtggagggacagGCTTCTCTCGTTTCTCATCTAGGGCACAGCTGCCAGCCGGAGGAGGGGGTGCTCTTGGCCCATGTGTCAACAGGGTGCCAGGATACTTAGTCCACATTACCCTGGGTGTTTCTGTAAGGTGTTTTtacatgaaattaacatttaaatcaatgaaCTTTGAGCAAAGCAGAATGTCCTCCATAAGGTGGAtggcttcatccaatcagttgaaggcctgaaaagaaaaaaaagactggccTCCCTTAGGCAAGAGAGACTTCTCCAGCAGACTGCTTTTGGACTGGAACACAGCATCAGTTCCTGTGGCTGTCTCCAGCCTGCTAGCTCACATTGCCAGGTTTTGGACTTGCCACCTGCCGtagtcacatgagccaattcctccTAATAAATCTCCCACATCCTACTGGTttggtttctctggagaaccccgaCTAATGCAGACACGAACTGATACTTAACCGTCCAACAAGTTTCTCTGACACCTTGGTGAGAGACTGCTTGTTTATCATTCCAGAGGGTTTGAGGTCCTGTTTGCAAGGCCTGATCCACCACCACCTGCAGACCAGCTCTGGCTCAGGGCAGCCCAGGGAACCTTTCTGTCATCAAGCAGGCCAAAGCCATGCTCTCTCCAGTAGTCCTGACTCTACCCTGGGGGAAGGAAAGCTCCTTCGAAGGGTGTTCTTTCCTTGGGGACTCTCTCTCATTCACAGTGCATGAGTTCTCGCTTATCCCCTTATAGCTTATCCTATTACCAGTTAAAAATTCTTTGTACCCAAATTATCCCTGTTCAAATTCATGGTCTGGTTTCTGTCTCTTGAATGGACTTTGACTAATAcaatatttactgtatttcttttatgtttgatcatttgctaaacattttacagtaaagaaaacaaagtactgtttttgctttgtttgtataCTTCACATAAGagtccaaaatatataagcagAGTCATGATtgtattgtacatttttttaCTAATATATTGAGAGgtttatataaattatgtctttaaaatacCCACATTACTTCCAAATGTATTAACTCATGTTTTTAAAGAGAATACTAGTATTTACACACAATGTAATTTGCTGTGGTAGAATTTTTATAAGCTATAAgtctttaataataaattaatttacgttttggaaataatttctacTAAAGATTCATAATCAGCGTAGTCCTTCAATGACCGTACAAGTTCATCCAGTAGATATTCCCCTTGCATAAAAGTTTCAAGATCATGAAGTGACTTATTTATTCTGTGATCTGTGACCCGGTTCTGTGGAAAATTATATGTTCTTattttctctgaccttcctttGGTTCCAACCTATACAGATATATATGAAGACATAAGATACAGTTAGATTCAAAGCAACTAAACCTACAAATTTAAGTTACCTGGAGATTAAGCTCTTTGTTTATAATCTGAAACACAATATAAGAACCaagtttcaaacatttttaatccTCAAATAACATGGGAcgtaatagaaaaagaaaagagtaatggCTTTAAAGTGAGACAGATTTATAGCATTTGATCTTCTCTCTGCCATTTCAATGCTCTACAACTTCagacatttatttaaactttaaattttagtttccCCATccgtaaaatacaaataatacctACAACACAGTGATGATATATACAGACAGCCTAGCACAGAGTTAGCATTCAAATGGTAGCCATATATATCTGTGAATTAATCTGGTCATTTTCGATGATGAATTCCcagaaaaaggaattaataaagggCAAGGTGGTTGTAAAATTAAATGCCAAACAGGAAGAAAGTAAATTCAGTTTGCTTTCCAACTCCCATAATTTTCAAAGGATTCAAAATGGGGATTCCATATATCCTCTTTTAGTAACTTTGgttaaaaatctgagaaaaacaggggcgcctgggtaggtggctcagtcaattaagtgtctgacttcggctcaggtcatgatcttgcagttcgtgagttcaagccccaggtcacgctctgtgctaacagctcagggcctagagcctgcttcagattctgtgttttcctctcttttcgcccctaccccactctcactctgtctctctcaaaaataaataataaaacattaaaaaaaaatctgaggaaatAAAGCCCTTGAATATAGAAACCAGGGCAGAGGTTTAAGATTACTATGAAACACATATAACCCTCTGTTGAGCTACTTgaattctttccttattttaacaaatacacTGAAACAATTTCAGCATATATAAAAACTGGcttatcttatttttatacttttatccttcagagcatttttaaaattattttacagagGGAGAGCACGTGAGAgtgtgcaagcggggaaggggcaagaggcagagggagagagaatctgaagcaggcaccaagctcagtgcagagctcgacacagggctcaatcccaaaaccctgggttcatgacctgagcctaaatcaagagacgctcaatagactgagccacctaggcacccccttcAGAGcatgttttaaattaagttttaccTGAATCTTTCTAGCACTgtatcttttatttgtttcttcttctagaTGCATGCTGTACAGTTTTGCACGTAGCTTTTTCATAGCCATCTCTCTATTTTTCAGTTGAGATCTCTCTTGTTGGCATTCAGAAACAACACCTGAATAGTGTCATGAGAATTAAACAGTTTTAATAGGAAaatcttcttcatttattatcaagaaatactttttccttctttttcttcttcctttatgaggaaaaaaaacaactctaataAAGGAAGACTATAAACTAAACAAATAACTTTACTACAGAgttctcagaaaactaaaaattgaagATTAAGCTATAGTGCAAATACGTTCATATTGAAGGCATACATACTAAACAAAAATCATTACTCATTTAGTAAGGATTGTTTTTCCATACCCTTAACTAgcaaccatatatttttttaagtagctatTTGTcatcaccaaaacaaaaaaaagttagtCCTAATAGAGATAGGcacaattaatatttttgtgagGAGTTTCATCTATTTTTCCTATTCCtgtttatatagtatatattatataagacaTCATCTTAAAGTTTAACTTGAGGCcttcctcaaattttaaaaaggaaaaacctacCAATCACTCCTGTTCAACACTACTGATCCATGGGAATTATGCCTATTTGAGGTCAGTCACAGTGTATTCTTTCTAGGTGTCTGAAGTTTGCTATCCATCTGCTCTTTATCACATGTAAATCACTGCAGTGATAATTGTCAATCACATTTAGTTCCACTTAAGAGTATATTGAAGACTTAAGAAATATTTAGACACAGTTCCCCTGCGTATCTCCAGTAGAACTGCTGGAGGTTTGTGGGTGGACTTCATGGAGCAGCAGCCCTGGAAGTTATGGGCAGAACTCTGCATGTGAGCATGTTTCTGGGAAAGCAAGTCCAAGCTTTCATTTTCGCAAGGAAGTCCATGTCCTCCTCCCTTCAAAGAAAGCTGGGAActagtgattttgagcattttctGATAAAGAAGAACCCATGATAGTGACTTCattctgaggattttttttacttacttatttcaatttaaaaaattttaagtaggctccacacacccaatatggggcttgaacacatgaccctgctatcaagagtcgcatgctctacaggttgagccagccaagcaccctggattttcttttaatagtgaCATTTACCAAGTATGAAGTTGAGGAAGCTACCTGCAGGACTGTCCACACCTTTTCGTCATCGTCACCTGTACGGAAATTCTCTGGGCTTAGGTCCCTCTGTCTTCCTGGCTTTTGCAATTATCCTGCAGAGTTTCATCTAAGGGTTCTAAtctaaataaagtatttaataataATCTTTAGTAGTATATATTCTGGTAACTGAGGATCTATTACAGTGGAAAATCAGTCaatcagaatttgttttctttcttcaaagtttTATGTTGAAGAAATAAGGACATACCTGTTGGAAGATGAACTATCCGGACAGCACTGTCCGTGGTATTTACATGCTGTCCTCCAGCTCCACTGGCTCGTTTAGTATCAATTCTCAAATCTTTGGGATTAATTACCAGATTGATCTATACATAAGAGGCAAAGTTgggatttaaaaatatcacatgTATGTGAACTGTTCAAGGGCAAGAACTGTCCATTTATGTGTATAATTACATGTCATAGAATTATAAGattgagaagttttaattttaaggataGAAAGGTTGGAAggataccatttttttaaaacatctcttttttggaaaagtagatcaaaatataatacaaaacaaaaaccctccctAATCCTCAAAAACTGGACTTCTCTGTTAATTACCCTCTTCCTTAATACATGAACAGAAGAACTTAGCTAATACTAGAAATGTGAATATAGGAATTAAAGTGAGCTTCTGTGGGttatttctgacttaaaaaacactttaacacaggaaaaaaaaaaaaactgctagctTAAGAATTATGGGAAggcttattttgtttaattttaaataaaggggGACTTAGGACAGGCAGATGGAAACAGCAAAAGGCAAAAAAGCCATGAAGTCATACATAGCTGGGATCTGACATCAGCATAATGCTCTGTCCTGGAAGTTGCCATCAGAAGCAccagattttaaaaagctctatTTCATGAACTACTACGGACTATTCTGCAACAGGTCCGCACCCTGACAACAGGACTCCTACCATTCACAGgccctctgtgtctccctatgtGCTCCTTGTATGGTTGCTAGAAGCATTAAATACAGACTTCAGTCCATCTTTTCCTGAACTACTCCTTCTGTCTTCAAAATACTTAATACTTAATACACttcaaaatacttcaaaatacttAATACATCTTTTCCTGAACTACTCCTTCTGTCttcaaaatacttcaaaatacttAAACCAAAGCGACTAATATCTTCCTTAACTGTTCTGTGCCTCATCTAGGCTTCATGTATAAA is a genomic window of Panthera uncia isolate 11264 chromosome B2 unlocalized genomic scaffold, Puncia_PCG_1.0 HiC_scaffold_24, whole genome shotgun sequence containing:
- the MTRF1L gene encoding peptide chain release factor 1-like, mitochondrial isoform X3 is translated as MPKTNNSAEASEETDENDLILEVTAGVGGQEAMLFTSEMFDMYQQYAAFKRWHFETLEYFPSEIGGLRHASASIGGVEAYKHLKFEGGVHRVQRVPKTEKQGRIHTSTMTVAILPQPTEINLVINPKDLRIDTKRASGAGGQHVNTTDSAVRIVHLPTGVVSECQQERSQLKNREMAMKKLRAKLYSMHLEEETNKRYSARKIQVGTKGRSEKIRTYNFPQNRVTDHRINKSLHDLETFMQGEYLLDELVRSLKDYADYESLVEIISKT